A region of Ictidomys tridecemlineatus isolate mIctTri1 chromosome 4, mIctTri1.hap1, whole genome shotgun sequence DNA encodes the following proteins:
- the LOC101967210 gene encoding olfactory receptor 5A1, producing MAVGENVSTVTNFILWGFSEHPQLQVVLFLLFLGIYLVTLAGNLGLMVLIRMDPHLQSPMYFFLGNLSFVDLSYTSSVAPKMLWDFFREQKTISFAGCAAQLFCFIGMGGTECCVLSAMAYDRYAAISRPLLYPALLSPAICVRMAMTAYAGGFLTGLVQTSSIFQLHFCGLRVINHFFCDLPPLMALSCSPTFLSRVLNVLMVCAVGGTSALLVLVFYGHIIAAVVKIRSTQGRIKAFNTCASHLTTVILFYGSGLFSYLQSSAGYSQDKGKVASVFYGAVIPMLNPIIYSLRNKEIKDSLKKLKKRKKHSFP from the coding sequence ATGGCTGTGGGAGAGAACGTCAGCACCGTGACCAATTTCATCCTGTGGGGATTTTCTGAGCATCCACAACTGCAAGTTGTCCTCTTTTTGTTGTTTCTGGGGATCTACCTCGTGACTCTGGCTGGAAACCTGGGTCTCATGGTCCTGATCAGGATGGATCCACACCTCCAGTCGCCCATGTATTTCTTCCTGGGTAACCTGTCCTTTGTGGACCTCTCATACACCTCCTCTGTAGCCCCTAAGATGCTCTGGGACTTCTTCCGGGAGCAGAAGACCATCTCCTTTGCGGGTTGTGCTGCTCAGTTATTCTGCTTCATTGGGATGGGAGGCACTGAGTGCTGTGTCCTGTCGGCCATGGCGTATGACCGGTATGCTGCCATCTCCAGGCCTCTGCTCTACCCAGCCCTCCTGTCACCTGCCATCTGTGTGAGGATGGCCATGACAGCATATGCGGGAGGATTCCTCACGGGACTGGTCCAGACCAGCTCCATATTCCAGCTCCATTTCTGTGGACTGCGAGTCATTAACCACTTTTTCTGTGACCTGCCACCCCTGATGGCCTTGTCGTGCTCCCCTACCTTCCTCAGCCGGGTGCTGAATGTTCTCATGGTGTGCGCAGTTGGTGGGACCTCAGCTCTTCTTGTATTGGTGTTCTATGGCCACATCATTGCTGCCGTTGTGAAGATCCGTTCGACCCAGGGGCGGATAAAGGCTTTCAACACCTGCGCCTCCCATCTGACCACAGTGATCCTCTTCTACGGCTCTGGCCTCTTCTCGTACCTCCAGTCTAGTGCTGGCTACTCCCAGGACAAAGGTAAGGTGGCATCTGTGTTCTACGGAGCAGTgatccccatgctgaaccccATCATCTATAGTCTGCGAAACAAGGAGATCAAAGATTCATTGAAAAAACTCAAGAAGAGGAAAAAGCACAGCTTTCCTTGA
- the Mpeg1 gene encoding macrophage-expressed gene 1 protein, whose amino-acid sequence MSSLRAAFVFWAVVACARTDPPLEEKEETGVQRCKNALKIPVLEVLPGGGWDNLRNVDMGRVIELNYTHCRTTEDGQYIIPDEVFTIPQKQSNLDLNSEILESWMNYKSSISSSINMEISVFSKVNGKFSTEFQRLKTLQVRDKAATTRVQVRNLIYTVKIDPASRLSSGFMKDLMDISDFLANNQTRMATYLAELLVLNYGTHVITSLEAGAILMQEDHIKSSFLRDSQSNHVGVTASAGVSFLNTVNFEASVNVTYQDDLTKSYLANRTNSRVQSIGGVPFYPGITLQTWQQSTTNHLVAIDRAGLPLHFFIKPNTLPQLPGPLVNKLSQTVETAVRQYYNFNTYPGCTDINSPNFNFHANTDDGSCEGKMTNFSFGGIYQECTPLTGSKSAFLCQKLQQKNPLTGDFSCPAGYSAVHLLTQVYEEGYSQLECKENCYLVIFCSTVCEDVFQKSKVQFRVFWCMVKDQVPANSGLLFGGLFSSKSVNPMTNAQSCPVGYIPVTLFTSLSVCVSLDYEMGHKFSVPFGGFFSCAVGNPLLKSSISTDGVPSLKKCPEGFSQHLAIISDGCQVSYCIKAGVFTGGSLPPARLPPFTRPPLLSQSTNTVLVTNREISRSWIRDSKTHRWRLGEPLELRRVIKVIRGNSEGLSGGATAGITVGVTTVLAAVIALAIYGTRKYKRREYQLFEEERRNLTSEILPPEDFPASELQQSPA is encoded by the coding sequence ATGAGCAGCTTGAGGGCTGCCTTCGTCTTCTGGGCTGTGGTGGCCTGCGCTAGAACAGACCCGCCtctggaagagaaagaggagactgGAGTTCAAAGATGCAAGAATGCCTTGAAAATCCCTGTGCTGGAGGTCCTCCCCGGAGGGGGCTGGGATAATCTGCGCAACGTGGACATGGGACGGGTGATAGAGTTGAACTACACCCACTGCAGAACCACAGAGGATGGACAGTACATCATCCCCGATGAAGTCTTCACCATTCCTCAGAAACAGAGCAACCTGGACTTGAACTCAGAAATCCTGGAATCCTGGATGAATTACAAGAGCAGCATCTCTTCTTCCATCAACATGGAGATCTCTGTTTTTTCCAAGGTCAATGGCAAGTTCTCCACTGAATTCCAGAGGCTGAAGACCCTTCAAGTGAGGGACAAAGCTGCGACGACTCGTGTTCAGGTAAGAAACCTGATCTACACAGTCAAAATCGACCCAGCATCCAGACTCAGCTCAGGATTTATGAAGGACCTCATGGACATCTCTGACTTTCTAGCCAACAATCAGACAAGAATGGCCACCTACCTAGCAGAGCTCCTGGTCCTCAACTATGGCACCCATGTCATCACTAGTCTGGAAGCTGGAGCTATTCTCATGCAGGAGGACCATATCAAGTCCTCCTTCCTCCGGGACAGCCAGAGCAACCATGTAGGTGTGACCGCGTCTGCCGGAGTTTCCTTCTTAAACACCGTGAACTTCGAAGCATCGGTGAACGTCACCTACCAGGATGACTTGACCAAGAGCTACCTCGCAAACCGAACCAACTCCAGGGTTCAGAGCATTGGAGGGGTTCCCTTTTACCCAGGCATCACCCTCCAAACCTGGCAGCAGAGTACCACCAACCACCTGGTGGCAATCGATCGTGCTGGCCTGCCCCTGCATTTCTTCATTAAGCCGAACACGCTGCCTCAATTGCCTGGTCCCTTGGTGAATAAGCTGTCACAAACGGTGGAGACTGCTGTGAGACAGTATTACAACTTCAACACCTACCCCGGGTGTACGGATATCAACTCACCCAACTTCAATTTTCATGCCAATACAGATGATGGCTCCTGTGAGGGGAAAATGACCAACTTCTCCTTTGGTGGGATTTATCAAGAATGCACTCCACTCACAGGGAGCAAGAGTGCTTTCCTTTGCCAAAAGTTGCAGCAGAAGAATCCACTCACTGGCGATTTCTCCTGCCCTGCTGGCTACTCTGCAGTCCATCTGCTGACTCAGGTCTATGAGGAGGGCTATAGTCAGTTGGAGTGTAAGGAGAATTGCTACTTGGTCATTTTCTGCAGTACGGTGTGTGAAGATGTATTCCAGAAGTCAAAGGTTCAATTTAGGGTTTTTTGGTGCATGGTCAAGGACCAAGTCCCTGCAAACTCAGGACTTCTTTTTGGGGGCCTCTTCAGCAGTAAGAGCGTGAACCCGATGACAAATGCACAATCCTGCCCAGTTGGCTACATCCCAGTGACCCTCTTTACAAGCCTCAGCGTATGTGTTTCTCTGGACTATGAGATGGGACACAAGTTTTCTGTCCCCTTTGGTGGGTTCTTCAGTTGTGCAGTTGGGAACCCCTTGTTAAAGTCTTCTATATCCACAGATGGGGTACCCTCTCTGAAAAAGTGTCCCGAGGGCTTTAGCCAACACCTAGCTATCATCAGCGATGGATGCCAAGTGTCCTACTGCATCAAGGCTGGGGTCTTCACAGGTGGGTCCCTGCCCCCCGCCAGGCTCCCACCTTTCACCAGGCCACCCCTCCTAAGTCAGAGCACCAACACTGTCTTAGTGACAAACAGAGAGATTTCCAGATCCTGGATTAGAGACTCCAAGACCCACCGATGGAGGCTGGGGGAACCTCTGGAGCTGCGCAGAGTCATAAAAGTCATCCGTGGGAACAGCGAAGGCCTGTCGGGAGGGGCAACAGCTGGGATCACAGTGGGAGTCACCACCGTCCTGGCAGCTGTCATTGCCTTGGCTATCTATGGCACCCGGAAATACAAGAGAAGGGAATACCAGTTATtcgaggaggagaggaggaattTGACTTCAGAGATTCTACCCCCCGAAGACTTCCCCGCCTCAGAGCTGCAGCAAAGCCCAGCTTAA